A portion of the Diprion similis isolate iyDipSimi1 chromosome 4, iyDipSimi1.1, whole genome shotgun sequence genome contains these proteins:
- the LOC124405251 gene encoding ubiquitin-like-conjugating enzyme ATG3, whose amino-acid sequence MQSVINSVKGTALGVAEYLTPVLKESKFRETGVLTPEEFVAAGDHLVHHCPTWQWATGDQDRVKSYLPKNKQFLLTRNVPCSRRCKQIEYCEDQERVIEVDDPEGGWVDTHHYDSSIGGIDEKVTEMTLEEGQPEAATRGGDTDEDDEDDEEPADMEAFEVSGLLDEDDKYTSESTRKPVNEERDSCTDGEIIHTRTYDLHITYDKYYQTPRLWLFGYDESRKPLSVEEMYEDVSQDHAKKTVTMETHPHLPGPPMASVHPCRHAEVMKKIIETVMEGGRELGVHMYLIIFLKFVQSVIPTIEYDYTQNFMLTTSG is encoded by the exons ATGCAGAGCGTTATCAATTCTGTCAAAGGGACGGCGCTCGGGGTTGCCGAGTATCTCACCCCGGTTCTGAAG GAGAGCAAGTTCCGAGAAACCGGAGTTTTAACCCCTGAAGAGTTTGTTGCTGCCGGTGATCACCTTGTACATCATTGCCCTACGTGGCAGTGGGCTACTGGAGACCAAGACAGGGTCAAGTCATACCTACCAAAGAACAAACAGTTTTTATTGACTCGTAACGTGCCATGTTCACGGAGATGTAAACAA ATAGAGTATTGTGAAGATCAGGAACGTGTTATTGAGGTAGACGATCCTGAAGGTGGATGGGTCGATACCCATCATTATGACTCGAGCATTGGAGGAATAGATGAGAAAGTTACGGAAATGACATTGGAGGAAGGGCAGCCGGAGGCTGCTACTAGAGGTGGAGACACAGACGAGGATGATGAGGATGATGAAGAGCCAGCAGATATGGAGGCGTTCGAGGTCAGCGGTCTATTGGACGAAGATGATAAG TATACTTCGGAATCGACACGAAAACCTGTTAATGAAGAACGCGATTCTTGTACTGATGGTGAAATCATACATACACGCACATATGATCTTCACATCACCTATGACAAATATTACCAAACACCTCGGCTGTGGCTGTTTGGGTATGATGAG AGTCGCAAGCCACTGAGTGTTGAAGAGATGTATGAAGATGTAAGCCAGGACCACGCGAAAAAGACTGTTACAATGGAAACTCATCCACATCTTCCTGGTCCACCTATGGCATCTGTGCATCCATGCAG gcATGCTGAGGTGATGAAGAAGATCATAGAGACAGTAATGGAGGGTGGGAGAGAACTGGGCGTTCACATGTACCTAATTATATTTCTCAAGTTTGTTCAGTCTGTCATTCCCACGATTGAGTACGATTATACACAGAATTTTATGCTTACCACCTCTGGATAG
- the LOC124405252 gene encoding transcription factor Adf-1-like: MASGDVSNYLKETELLVRLVRERPALYDRSRTDFKDPAYKQFMWQEIGDLMGCASQEIYKKWISLRDRYTAEHRKLKKNPGLVQSAWPFYESMRFLEKHIIERRRILPHIYGSLRDTELIKETRDVKLESFDSGALGDPPWNGGIDNSLPVETGYVENLATDQAVTPDTVTTVPPSKRYRSISPSTSPISIKRDKLKLEEGLLDSLRDIGNATKQIASSVSDEENADKLFGKMVGVMVGELNSDDKNRAKIHIMSYLCTHGYKNNESN, encoded by the exons ATGGCAAG TGGGGATGTGAGTAATTATCTTAAGGAAACTGAATTGCTTGTCCGATTGGTTCGTGAAAGACCAGCACTCTATGATAGATCAAGAACAGACTTCAAAGATCCTGCATACAAACAATTCATGTGGCAGGAAATTGGAGATCTAATGGGATGCGCAT CACAGGAAATTTATAAGAAATGGATAAGTTTGCGTGATCGTTACACAGCAGAACATCGGAAACTCAAGAAAAATCCTGGCCTTGTACAGTCAGCCTGGCCTTTTTACGAATCTATGAGGTTCTTGGAAAAGCATATTATCGAGCGAAG AAGAATCTTGCCTCATATATATGGCTCACTAAGGGACACTGAGCTTATAAAAGAGACGCGTGATGTCAAACTTGAATCTTTCGATTCAGGTGCATTGGGTGACCCTCCATGGAATGGAGGGATAGATAATTCTTTACCAGTAGAAACTGGTTATGTTGAAAACCTCGCAACAGATCAAGCTGTCACACCTGATACTGTAACGACCGTTCCACCGAGCAAGAGGTACAGAAGCATATCTCCCAGCACTTCCCCGATCTCTATAAAGAGAGACAAGTTGAAACTAGAAGAAGGGCTTCTAGACAGTCTTCGCGATATAGGGAATGCTACCAAGCAGATAGCGTCATCAGTGTCTGATGAAGAAAACGCAGATAAACTGTTTGGGAAGATGGTTGGTGTGATGGTTGGAGAATTGAACAGTGATGATAAGAACAGAGCGAAAATCCATATAATGTCGTACCTATGCACGCACGGATATAAAAACAATGAATCAAATTGA
- the LOC124405256 gene encoding actin-related protein 2/3 complex subunit 5 — translation MSKNTSSSAFRKIDVDQYNEDNFKEEEGDGGTAGPDEMEIITLLGQGKNIEALISVLKSAPLGCKNQQVKDNALNLTLKVLLSIKSNQIEDAVAKLDKYLVDVLMKYIYRGFEIPSEGSSGHLLLWHEKVYNVGGVGSIVRVLSDSKQA, via the exons ATGTCAAAGAACACTTCAAGCTcagcttttcgaaaaatcgatgTCGACCAGTATAATGAAGATAATTTTAAAGAGGAAGAGGGTGACGGCGGAACTGCTGGTCCTGACGAGATGGAAATCATCACTCTTCTTGGACA GGGGAAAAACATCGAAGCTCTGATATCCGTACTCAAGTCTGCACCTCTCGGATGCAAGAATCAACAAGTGAAG GACAATGCTTTGAACCTAACACTTAAGGTTCTATTGAGCATAAAATCAAACCAAATTGAAGACGCTGTAGCAAAATTGGACAAATACCTGGTTGACGTGTTGATGAAGTACATATATAGGGGTTTTGAAATTCCATCAGAAGGAAGCAGCGGACATTTGTTGCTCTGGCATGAAAAAGTTTACAACGTTGGAGGTGTTGGAAGTATTGTCAGAGTTTTATCGGATAGCAAACAAGCGTAA
- the LOC124405244 gene encoding zinc finger and SCAN domain-containing protein 2-like isoform X1 gives MEVPLYDSAVCRLCAEDNGNGEFLYTADGEESDLSSMVNRYLPLKIRDDGKLPRTICPGCNIQLEATVQFFELLVEGQKKIREMWKSQVEQHRKAERERLRAEREHTELEIVTPELDHFGLQAEGDHIERQIVIKIMPDGTLYTAEHEMSLQMEGLDKPRRKRGRPPKAHTEAEAKETVKELKQEVCSQGEEDKQEEELEEVDGDGRRRRKRKVPKRFMEAVQGKELERIFKEEGVIDEEDDDEPEDDFDDPEERLNLPTTDGHEEIIGHLETQEGKDLGELVIVNRGRGRGRPRLRRRKTKFTCNLCGRGFLQRSRYIMHKSFHKGVKYECLECKKQFTNRDNFGLHQKTTGHTGEGIIENPEENDVRNQEPPTTEGTENAAVVPPKETQDVPGEASVAEEKRREVGGKMIECELCQKQFQSKQSYEVHAKVVHQGEKPYTCNICNKTFAYHTSLKGHMLAHEANKSDKGFPCDICGKVLNHPSSVVYHKEAEHNNGRRFVCNKCGKSFKHKQLLQRHQLVHSDDRPYVCKSCGATFKTKANLINHQSIHTGEKKYFCELCGQQFAHKTSLTLHYRWHTGHKPYTCEVCSKSFSQNGNLQEHMRIHTGEKPYCCDYCGRKFTTSSQFKLHVKRHTGERPWKCEFCAKCFLHKDTWKCHVRRHKGERPFQCAHCNRGFTEQWALKKHLRLHTGEKPYSCNICGKAFADCSNLTKHKKVHRENKVADVGELTENPPIGEVWQILPGAQEGDENSLGDQVTQVIATDEASGDGIQQIIYVSYQDPDDPNQSRTLHFVDAGMMENKEVAAVAGSQSLPSLEVEDEDETTQQPVQDEENLEPDERINMELTESDLQLQITDEEGNPIPLSIQDARQLLSEGQFVSQLGDGQTIRVHSGVLSQELAQQLEVEDQGSMTIEDPNETVTEDPSSTVALTSTTHTDAEDIVKALEDEDTDATAVAAVNQMETEEQTEDIMDGEQTIEFTTQDGQKVRLVTSYHVDPMQLASEYLTIV, from the exons ATGGAGGTCCCGCTTTATGATTCAGCGGTTTGTCGATTATGTGCCGAAGACAATGGCAACGGAGAATTCTTGTACACAGCTGACGGCGAAGAGTCGGATTTAAGCTCCATGGTGAATCGCTACTTGCCGCTGAAG ATTCGAGATGATGGTAAGCTACCTCGCACTATCTGCCCAGGATGCAACATTCAGCTGGAGGCAACTGTACAGTTCTTCGAATTGCTTGTCGAAGGACAAAAGAAAATTCGTGAGATGTGGAAGTCTCAAGTCGAGCAACATCGCAAGGCTGAGAGGGAGCGCCTTCGTGCTGAAAGGGAACATACTGAGTTGGAAATTGTCACTCCTGAGCTTGACCATTTTGGATTACAAGCTGAGGGCGATCATATTGAACGGCAAATTGTTATTAAAA TCATGCCAGATGGAACCCTATATACGGCGGAACATGAGATGAGTTTACAAATGGAAGGGTTGGATAAGCCTAGAAGAAAACGAGGCCGACCTCCCAAGGCCCATACTGAGGCTGAGGCTAAG GAGACTGTGAAAGAATTGAAACAAGAAGTCTGCAGTCAAGGGGAAGAAGACAAGCAAGAGGAGGAGCTCGAAGAAGTAGATGGTGATGGTAGGCGTCGCCGAAAACGAAAAGTGCCAAAAAG ATTCATGGAAGCTGTGCAGGGAAAGGAGCTGGAGAGGATATTTAAAGAAGAAGGGGTAATCGATgaagaagatgatgatgaGCCTGAGGATGACTTTGATGATCCGGAAGAACGTCTGAATTTGCCAACAACTGATGGTCACGAAG AAATTATTGGGCATCTGGAGACTCAAGAGGGGAAAGACCTTGGTGAACTAGTGATAGTAAATCGTGGAAGAGGTAGGGGCAGGCCACGGCTTCGGCGGCGTAAGACTAAATTCACATGTAATTTGTGTGGACGAGGATTTCTGCAACGTAGCAGATATATTATGCACAA GAGCTTTCACAAAGGCGTCAAGTACGAATGTCTCGAGTGTAAAAAGCAGTTTACGAACAGAGACAATTTTGGTCTTCATCAGAAAACTACAGGACACACTGGGGAAGGAATAATAGAAAATCCAGAGGAGAACGATGTTCGCAATCAAGAGCCTCCAACAACTGAG GGAACGGAAAATGCAGCAGTTGTTCCACCCAAAGAGACGCAAGATGTACCTGGAGAAGCTTCTGTGGCGGAAGAAAAACGGCGTGAAGTTGGTGGGAAAATGATTGAGTGTGAACTCTGTCAAAAACAATTCCAGTCAAAGCAGAGCTATGAGGTTCATGCAAAGGTTGTTCATCAAGGGGAAAAACCCTATACATGCAACATATGTAACAAGACCTTTGCCTATCACACAAGCCTGAAAGGGCACATGCTTGCGCATGAG GCAAATAAATCTGACAAGGGATTTCCCTGTGATATATGTGGCAAAGTTCTAAATCACCCTAGCTCAGTTGTGTACCACAAGGAAGCCGAGCACAATAATGGCCGCCGTTTTGTGTGCAATAAGTGTGGGAAAAGCTTCAAGCACAAACAGCTGCTGCAGCGTCACCAACTGGTACATTCAGATGATCGCCCATACGTTTGCAAGTCTTGCGGTGCCACTTTTAAGACTAAAGCCAATCTGATAAATCACCAATCTATTCACACTGGAGAGAAGAAATATTTCTGTGAATTATGCGGGCAGCAATTTGCACACAAGACCAGTCTCACACTGCACTATAG ATGGCATACAGGGCACAAACCTTACACATGTGAAGTATGcagtaaaagtttttcacagAACGGCAATCTGCAGGAACATATGAGAATTCACACAGGAGAAAAGCCTTACTGTTGTGACTACTGTGGTCGAAAGTTTACCACCTCCTCACAGTTCAAACTTCACGTGAAACGACATACAGGCGAGCGTCCCTGGAAATGTGAATTTTGCGCAAAATGCTTCCTGCACAAGGATACTTGGAAGTGTCACGTCAGACGGCACAAGGGTGAACGCCCCTTCCAATGTGCCCACTGCAATCGCGGGTTTACTGAGCAGTGGGCTCTCAAAAAACATCTTCGATTGCACACAG GGGAAAAGCCGTACTCATGTAATATCTGTGGTAAAGCCTTTGCTGATTGCTCGAACCTCACTAAACACAAAAAG GTGCACAGAGAAAATAAAGTTGCTGATGTTGGGGAGCTGACAGAAAATCCTCCCATCGGCGAGGTATGGCAGATATTACCTGGTGCACAAGAGGGTGATGAGAATTCGCTTGGAGATCAAGTGACTCAAGTTATTGCAACTGATGAGGCATCGGGTGATGGCATACAGCAGATTATATATGTCTCATATCAGGATCCAGATGATCCAAATCAGTCGAGAACATTACACTTTG TTGATGCTGGCATGATGGAGAACAAGGAGGTTGCTGCAGTAGCAGGGAGCCAATCATTGCCGTCTTTGGAAGTCGAAGATGAAGATGAGACAACCCAACAGCCTGTACAAGATGAAGAGAATCTCGAGCCAGATGAGAGAATCAACATGGAATTAACCGAGTCTGACTTACAGCTGCAG ATTACCGATGAGGAAGGAAATCCTATTCCACTTTCGATTCAAGATGCGCGACAATTACTGTCGGAAGGTCAGTTTGTTAGTCAGCTGGGTGACGGTCAGACAATTAGAGTTCACTCAGGAGTCTTGAGTCAAGAATTGGCGCAACAACTAGAAGTTGAAGATCAAGGCTCCATGACAATCGAGGATCCAAACGAAACTGTAACAGAGGATCCAAGCAGCACTGTAGCCTTGACTTCGACAACTCACACTGACGCCGAAGATATTGTCAAGGCGTTGGAG GATGAGGACACTGATGCAAcggctgttgctgctgttaaTCAAATGGAAACCGAGGAACAGACTGAAGACATAATGGATGGCGAGCAAACGATAGAATTCACAActcaagatggccagaaagtCCGACTTGTAACGTCTTATCACGTCGACCCAATGCAACTCGCCTCCGAATACTTGACTATTGTCTAA
- the LOC124405253 gene encoding programmed cell death protein 10 isoform X1, translating to MTMGDETPVTSLVLPVILRPILSKLERQNVSAAQTLRAALSKAENSHPGVTHDLVLGIVRRADLNLNMNESILRLQGVASDIDVVEYRLARSEDAFQELNRKSASLKKILSRIPDEITDRKTFLETIKEIASAIKKLLDAVNEVAGFIPGSAGKQALEQRKREFVKYSKRFSNTLKEYFKEGHLPHFLQSKRSLCECTLLDSSDEYDHGYSQE from the exons ATGACAATGGGCGATGAGACCCCAGTTACATCACTCGTCCTTCCCGTAATATTACGCCCGATATTATCGAAG CTGGAACGGCAAAATGTAAGCGCTGCACAGACTTTACGTGCAGCTCTCTCAAAGGCGGAAAATTCACACCCAGGAGTTACGCATGATCTCGTCTTGGGAATTGTTCGCCGAGCTGATCTCAATCTCAATATGAATGAAAGTATTTTGCGACTACAAGGAGTTGCTTCTGACATTGATG TAGTTGAGTATCGCTTAGCTCGTTCAGAGGACGCCTTCCAAGAATTAAACCGGAAGTCTGCttcactaaaaaaaattctgagcaGGATCCCTGATGAAATAACTGATCGAAAAACATTTCTTGAAACGATTAA AGAGATTGCTAGCGCAATCAAGAAGCTCTTGGATGCTGTAAATGAGGTTGCTGGTTTCATACCAGGATCAGCAGGAAAACAGGCTTTGGAACAGCGCAAACGAGAGTTTGTCAAGTACAGTAAAAGGTTCAGCAACACActaaaagaatatttcaagGAAGGGCA TCTTCCACACTTTTTACAGAGCAAACGCAGTCTTTGTGAGTGCACTCTACTTGATTCATCAGACGAATATGATCATGGTTACAGTCAAGAATAA
- the LOC124405253 gene encoding programmed cell death protein 10 isoform X3: MTMGDETPVTSLVLPVILRPILSKLERQNVSAAQTLRAALSKAENSHPGVTHDLVLGIVRRADLNLNMNESILRLQGVASDIDVVEYRLARSEDAFQELNRKSASLKKILSRIPDEITDRKTFLETIKEIASAIKKLLDAVNEVAGFIPGSAGKQALEQRKREFVKYSKRFSNTLKEYFKEGQANAVFVSALYLIHQTNMIMVTVKNKCE, translated from the exons ATGACAATGGGCGATGAGACCCCAGTTACATCACTCGTCCTTCCCGTAATATTACGCCCGATATTATCGAAG CTGGAACGGCAAAATGTAAGCGCTGCACAGACTTTACGTGCAGCTCTCTCAAAGGCGGAAAATTCACACCCAGGAGTTACGCATGATCTCGTCTTGGGAATTGTTCGCCGAGCTGATCTCAATCTCAATATGAATGAAAGTATTTTGCGACTACAAGGAGTTGCTTCTGACATTGATG TAGTTGAGTATCGCTTAGCTCGTTCAGAGGACGCCTTCCAAGAATTAAACCGGAAGTCTGCttcactaaaaaaaattctgagcaGGATCCCTGATGAAATAACTGATCGAAAAACATTTCTTGAAACGATTAA AGAGATTGCTAGCGCAATCAAGAAGCTCTTGGATGCTGTAAATGAGGTTGCTGGTTTCATACCAGGATCAGCAGGAAAACAGGCTTTGGAACAGCGCAAACGAGAGTTTGTCAAGTACAGTAAAAGGTTCAGCAACACActaaaagaatatttcaagGAAGGGCA AGCAAACGCAGTCTTTGTGAGTGCACTCTACTTGATTCATCAGACGAATATGATCATGGTTACAGTCAAGAATAAGTGCGAATGA
- the LOC124405244 gene encoding zinc finger and SCAN domain-containing protein 2-like isoform X2, with amino-acid sequence MWKSQVEQHRKAERERLRAEREHTELEIVTPELDHFGLQAEGDHIERQIVIKIMPDGTLYTAEHEMSLQMEGLDKPRRKRGRPPKAHTEAEAKETVKELKQEVCSQGEEDKQEEELEEVDGDGRRRRKRKVPKRFMEAVQGKELERIFKEEGVIDEEDDDEPEDDFDDPEERLNLPTTDGHEEIIGHLETQEGKDLGELVIVNRGRGRGRPRLRRRKTKFTCNLCGRGFLQRSRYIMHKSFHKGVKYECLECKKQFTNRDNFGLHQKTTGHTGEGIIENPEENDVRNQEPPTTEGTENAAVVPPKETQDVPGEASVAEEKRREVGGKMIECELCQKQFQSKQSYEVHAKVVHQGEKPYTCNICNKTFAYHTSLKGHMLAHEANKSDKGFPCDICGKVLNHPSSVVYHKEAEHNNGRRFVCNKCGKSFKHKQLLQRHQLVHSDDRPYVCKSCGATFKTKANLINHQSIHTGEKKYFCELCGQQFAHKTSLTLHYRWHTGHKPYTCEVCSKSFSQNGNLQEHMRIHTGEKPYCCDYCGRKFTTSSQFKLHVKRHTGERPWKCEFCAKCFLHKDTWKCHVRRHKGERPFQCAHCNRGFTEQWALKKHLRLHTGEKPYSCNICGKAFADCSNLTKHKKVHRENKVADVGELTENPPIGEVWQILPGAQEGDENSLGDQVTQVIATDEASGDGIQQIIYVSYQDPDDPNQSRTLHFVDAGMMENKEVAAVAGSQSLPSLEVEDEDETTQQPVQDEENLEPDERINMELTESDLQLQITDEEGNPIPLSIQDARQLLSEGQFVSQLGDGQTIRVHSGVLSQELAQQLEVEDQGSMTIEDPNETVTEDPSSTVALTSTTHTDAEDIVKALEDEDTDATAVAAVNQMETEEQTEDIMDGEQTIEFTTQDGQKVRLVTSYHVDPMQLASEYLTIV; translated from the exons ATGTGGAAGTCTCAAGTCGAGCAACATCGCAAGGCTGAGAGGGAGCGCCTTCGTGCTGAAAGGGAACATACTGAGTTGGAAATTGTCACTCCTGAGCTTGACCATTTTGGATTACAAGCTGAGGGCGATCATATTGAACGGCAAATTGTTATTAAAA TCATGCCAGATGGAACCCTATATACGGCGGAACATGAGATGAGTTTACAAATGGAAGGGTTGGATAAGCCTAGAAGAAAACGAGGCCGACCTCCCAAGGCCCATACTGAGGCTGAGGCTAAG GAGACTGTGAAAGAATTGAAACAAGAAGTCTGCAGTCAAGGGGAAGAAGACAAGCAAGAGGAGGAGCTCGAAGAAGTAGATGGTGATGGTAGGCGTCGCCGAAAACGAAAAGTGCCAAAAAG ATTCATGGAAGCTGTGCAGGGAAAGGAGCTGGAGAGGATATTTAAAGAAGAAGGGGTAATCGATgaagaagatgatgatgaGCCTGAGGATGACTTTGATGATCCGGAAGAACGTCTGAATTTGCCAACAACTGATGGTCACGAAG AAATTATTGGGCATCTGGAGACTCAAGAGGGGAAAGACCTTGGTGAACTAGTGATAGTAAATCGTGGAAGAGGTAGGGGCAGGCCACGGCTTCGGCGGCGTAAGACTAAATTCACATGTAATTTGTGTGGACGAGGATTTCTGCAACGTAGCAGATATATTATGCACAA GAGCTTTCACAAAGGCGTCAAGTACGAATGTCTCGAGTGTAAAAAGCAGTTTACGAACAGAGACAATTTTGGTCTTCATCAGAAAACTACAGGACACACTGGGGAAGGAATAATAGAAAATCCAGAGGAGAACGATGTTCGCAATCAAGAGCCTCCAACAACTGAG GGAACGGAAAATGCAGCAGTTGTTCCACCCAAAGAGACGCAAGATGTACCTGGAGAAGCTTCTGTGGCGGAAGAAAAACGGCGTGAAGTTGGTGGGAAAATGATTGAGTGTGAACTCTGTCAAAAACAATTCCAGTCAAAGCAGAGCTATGAGGTTCATGCAAAGGTTGTTCATCAAGGGGAAAAACCCTATACATGCAACATATGTAACAAGACCTTTGCCTATCACACAAGCCTGAAAGGGCACATGCTTGCGCATGAG GCAAATAAATCTGACAAGGGATTTCCCTGTGATATATGTGGCAAAGTTCTAAATCACCCTAGCTCAGTTGTGTACCACAAGGAAGCCGAGCACAATAATGGCCGCCGTTTTGTGTGCAATAAGTGTGGGAAAAGCTTCAAGCACAAACAGCTGCTGCAGCGTCACCAACTGGTACATTCAGATGATCGCCCATACGTTTGCAAGTCTTGCGGTGCCACTTTTAAGACTAAAGCCAATCTGATAAATCACCAATCTATTCACACTGGAGAGAAGAAATATTTCTGTGAATTATGCGGGCAGCAATTTGCACACAAGACCAGTCTCACACTGCACTATAG ATGGCATACAGGGCACAAACCTTACACATGTGAAGTATGcagtaaaagtttttcacagAACGGCAATCTGCAGGAACATATGAGAATTCACACAGGAGAAAAGCCTTACTGTTGTGACTACTGTGGTCGAAAGTTTACCACCTCCTCACAGTTCAAACTTCACGTGAAACGACATACAGGCGAGCGTCCCTGGAAATGTGAATTTTGCGCAAAATGCTTCCTGCACAAGGATACTTGGAAGTGTCACGTCAGACGGCACAAGGGTGAACGCCCCTTCCAATGTGCCCACTGCAATCGCGGGTTTACTGAGCAGTGGGCTCTCAAAAAACATCTTCGATTGCACACAG GGGAAAAGCCGTACTCATGTAATATCTGTGGTAAAGCCTTTGCTGATTGCTCGAACCTCACTAAACACAAAAAG GTGCACAGAGAAAATAAAGTTGCTGATGTTGGGGAGCTGACAGAAAATCCTCCCATCGGCGAGGTATGGCAGATATTACCTGGTGCACAAGAGGGTGATGAGAATTCGCTTGGAGATCAAGTGACTCAAGTTATTGCAACTGATGAGGCATCGGGTGATGGCATACAGCAGATTATATATGTCTCATATCAGGATCCAGATGATCCAAATCAGTCGAGAACATTACACTTTG TTGATGCTGGCATGATGGAGAACAAGGAGGTTGCTGCAGTAGCAGGGAGCCAATCATTGCCGTCTTTGGAAGTCGAAGATGAAGATGAGACAACCCAACAGCCTGTACAAGATGAAGAGAATCTCGAGCCAGATGAGAGAATCAACATGGAATTAACCGAGTCTGACTTACAGCTGCAG ATTACCGATGAGGAAGGAAATCCTATTCCACTTTCGATTCAAGATGCGCGACAATTACTGTCGGAAGGTCAGTTTGTTAGTCAGCTGGGTGACGGTCAGACAATTAGAGTTCACTCAGGAGTCTTGAGTCAAGAATTGGCGCAACAACTAGAAGTTGAAGATCAAGGCTCCATGACAATCGAGGATCCAAACGAAACTGTAACAGAGGATCCAAGCAGCACTGTAGCCTTGACTTCGACAACTCACACTGACGCCGAAGATATTGTCAAGGCGTTGGAG GATGAGGACACTGATGCAAcggctgttgctgctgttaaTCAAATGGAAACCGAGGAACAGACTGAAGACATAATGGATGGCGAGCAAACGATAGAATTCACAActcaagatggccagaaagtCCGACTTGTAACGTCTTATCACGTCGACCCAATGCAACTCGCCTCCGAATACTTGACTATTGTCTAA
- the LOC124405253 gene encoding programmed cell death protein 10 isoform X2, which yields MTMGDETPVTSLVLPVILRPILSKLERQNVSAAQTLRAALSKAENSHPGVTHDLVLGIVRRADLNLNMNESILRLQGVASDIDVEYRLARSEDAFQELNRKSASLKKILSRIPDEITDRKTFLETIKEIASAIKKLLDAVNEVAGFIPGSAGKQALEQRKREFVKYSKRFSNTLKEYFKEGHLPHFLQSKRSLCECTLLDSSDEYDHGYSQE from the exons ATGACAATGGGCGATGAGACCCCAGTTACATCACTCGTCCTTCCCGTAATATTACGCCCGATATTATCGAAG CTGGAACGGCAAAATGTAAGCGCTGCACAGACTTTACGTGCAGCTCTCTCAAAGGCGGAAAATTCACACCCAGGAGTTACGCATGATCTCGTCTTGGGAATTGTTCGCCGAGCTGATCTCAATCTCAATATGAATGAAAGTATTTTGCGACTACAAGGAGTTGCTTCTGACATTGATG TTGAGTATCGCTTAGCTCGTTCAGAGGACGCCTTCCAAGAATTAAACCGGAAGTCTGCttcactaaaaaaaattctgagcaGGATCCCTGATGAAATAACTGATCGAAAAACATTTCTTGAAACGATTAA AGAGATTGCTAGCGCAATCAAGAAGCTCTTGGATGCTGTAAATGAGGTTGCTGGTTTCATACCAGGATCAGCAGGAAAACAGGCTTTGGAACAGCGCAAACGAGAGTTTGTCAAGTACAGTAAAAGGTTCAGCAACACActaaaagaatatttcaagGAAGGGCA TCTTCCACACTTTTTACAGAGCAAACGCAGTCTTTGTGAGTGCACTCTACTTGATTCATCAGACGAATATGATCATGGTTACAGTCAAGAATAA
- the LOC124405253 gene encoding programmed cell death protein 10 isoform X4 has translation MTMGDETPVTSLVLPVILRPILSKLERQNVSAAQTLRAALSKAENSHPGVTHDLVLGIVRRADLNLNMNESILRLQGVASDIDVEYRLARSEDAFQELNRKSASLKKILSRIPDEITDRKTFLETIKEIASAIKKLLDAVNEVAGFIPGSAGKQALEQRKREFVKYSKRFSNTLKEYFKEGQANAVFVSALYLIHQTNMIMVTVKNKCE, from the exons ATGACAATGGGCGATGAGACCCCAGTTACATCACTCGTCCTTCCCGTAATATTACGCCCGATATTATCGAAG CTGGAACGGCAAAATGTAAGCGCTGCACAGACTTTACGTGCAGCTCTCTCAAAGGCGGAAAATTCACACCCAGGAGTTACGCATGATCTCGTCTTGGGAATTGTTCGCCGAGCTGATCTCAATCTCAATATGAATGAAAGTATTTTGCGACTACAAGGAGTTGCTTCTGACATTGATG TTGAGTATCGCTTAGCTCGTTCAGAGGACGCCTTCCAAGAATTAAACCGGAAGTCTGCttcactaaaaaaaattctgagcaGGATCCCTGATGAAATAACTGATCGAAAAACATTTCTTGAAACGATTAA AGAGATTGCTAGCGCAATCAAGAAGCTCTTGGATGCTGTAAATGAGGTTGCTGGTTTCATACCAGGATCAGCAGGAAAACAGGCTTTGGAACAGCGCAAACGAGAGTTTGTCAAGTACAGTAAAAGGTTCAGCAACACActaaaagaatatttcaagGAAGGGCA AGCAAACGCAGTCTTTGTGAGTGCACTCTACTTGATTCATCAGACGAATATGATCATGGTTACAGTCAAGAATAAGTGCGAATGA